The genomic stretch TGCAGTCCAAGAATTCTAGTTTTTGTTTGACCCTCGATTAGAGATGGTAGCTGTTCAGTATCTTTCAGGTCCTCGTGTCTTGTAtcttttctattattatattagtTGCTTTCGATGAGTTGCATGTAACCTGGAATAACTGTAGATGTTCTATGTGTAGGTACATCAAAGAAGGAAGCACTGTTAGTGTAATGGGAGTTGTTCAAAGGAATGACAACGTGCTTATGATCGTCCCTCCCCCCGAACCGATTACAACTGGGTGCCAATGGGCCAAATGTATTTTTCCAGCTAGCCTCGAGGGTATTGTTTTGAGATGCGAAGACACTTCAAAGAATGATGTCATCCCTGTGTAATAGCTTGTGCTGTAGACTCACTTTgggattccttttttttttttactcgttTCCAGCTAAATATCGATGGTGGTGGAAGTGCTATGGAGGTGGCATTGATGATTGTGATAGACAGGTGGTGGTGTTTTCTTCTTTTCGGTTTCACCAGGTGTATAGTTTCAAGTGTTTTCTgccatctttttttcattttttattaacctAGGTCTTGAAGGTTGTGATGGGGGTTGGGTTTGATATATTGTAGAGAATTTTACATGCTTGAGGCAGCGGATTGAGATTAtgataaatagaaagaaaaatgttgTGAGATATTAGTATATTTTCTCATTGCAGAGATTACTTTGTTGTTTACATGACGAGTTGTTAATCACATCAATTGAGCTTCTTGAAGATTCTTCCTAGAGCGATTAATAACCACAGTATCAGTCTGGAAGACTCAAGCTTCTGTGTATTGAAGAGAGCATGCTTAAGCTTTCAATGGTTTGTAATCTTGTACTCGTTGCTCTTCTTACAGCCATTGGATCCTTTTTCCATCAAAAATCATTGTTCAGGAGTTGAACTACCATGTAAGAATGCTGCGTGTCTCTCAATCTATTAAATCGGTGCGAACCTCTTCTCTCTGTTAGTAGGATTTAATTTTTCCTGTTAGTAAATCAGAAATAACACTAGCCTAATCCAACTCTCCCTTAGTTATCCCGAGTAAAGTgatattaatttctaatttaaataCGCATTAAATCCTATACGATTAATTGTGTTCTTAGCAATGAAATTAGATCATAAACACCTACAATAGTAatctttctttattcttgcTATCATGAAAGGCTTGGGCCGGATGGCCCACTTGtctagtgtttttctttttatttttatattttaaaattattttttaaagtattttttttaaattaatattttttaatgtttttatatcagtttgatatgttaatattaaaaataattttttttaaaaataaaaaaaaatattattttaatacactttcacataaaaaaactattcaaaaaacaataacaacagcaACCACAATTATAAACAAACTTTTAAACCCCATTCACATGTTCATGcgaaaaactaaaactaaagagTTAATTCGGCCACGCGTGCTGAAAACGCAATTGATCAAAACAATACCTTTTCTGAtttcttacaaagaaaaaaaagtgagttCACTCGGTgattaaatagttaatctaataattaatatcctttatataattcaataattattcCAGGAGTAACCTTTACATATGAGCATGTTAAATCATACCTCTTAGTTACGAGGCTtctccttaaaaattaaaatatcttaatgGATAAACTCTCTCAAGAATAATTTAATGGAGTAAATTAACTTCCCATTAATGGAGGGGAGAGATTAACATGATGCTGATTTGTCGAGCGTCATAAGTCAGAGTTATAGAGGACCTAATTGAAAACAATCCAATAGATAGATCTCCTTTCTTGCCCAAGCCTAAAAAGaaactaatataaaatgaaCCGACATCCGGTTGTCATCTTCTCTCTCAAGATCTCTCCTTTTTCTTGAGAAAGATTACAGGTCAGATTTTTACAGAGACACAAGACTCCTACTTCACCTTCTCTGTTAAGCTTTTTATCTCTCTAGAGCTAAATGTGCATGCACATATAAATATACAGAGGGAGATGGTAAGGTCATCAGGGAagcaaaaatcaacaaaactgGTCATAGTTTGTGTGGTTCTATTAGGGTTTGGCCTGATTGGTGATTATCTGTGGGCATCTTCTCCacattttgcttcttcttcttatatatCCAACCGGGTTCCTCCTAAATATCCTCAATCCAATGTAATAATTCCAAAACAAGAACCACATCTTGCTGACACTAAACCCCAAAAAATAAAGGTACGATCTTTTTTGCTTTACTTACAATTTTAGCACTGCCCATTCGAGTGTTTCTGCAGTTTCGGagcttttttttatggttatggGAGTAATGTAGGAAAAAGTTGAATGCTTTGTTGTTTATTACTGTTGTTATGGTGGGGGCTGATAAAGCTACAAGTTTTTTGGTTCAATTTAGGTTTGTAGCATAATCCATTTATGTAATGCCCGTTTACTCTGTGTTTATAGTGAAATCCCGGATGTCTAGGAAAGGTTAAGAAtcgttgtttgtttgtttatgtgtgCAGGTAGATGGTGTCCATGATCGATCCTTATCGGCTACATTTGCTGATTTGCCTGCACCGGAACTGAAATGGGAGAAAATGGCTAATGCACCTGTGCCTCGGCTGGATGGGGCTGCAATACAAATTAAGGATCTTCTATATGTTTTTGCTGGATATGGAACAATTGATTTTGTGAGAAACCTTTTCCACCTCTTCTACTATTCTTGTTCACTATGGTTTGACTTTGTGTATGTATTTGCTAATTTTTGAGGTGGAACTTCTCTTGGAATTAACAGGTGCATTCACATGTAGATATTTACAATTTTACTGGTAATACCTGGGGAGGGAGATTTGATATGCCTAAAGAAATGGCTCATTCACACTTGGGAATGGTCACAGATGGGAGATACATTTATATTGTTACTGGACAATATGGTCCTCAATGCAGAGGGCCTACAGCTCGTAATTTCGTGCTAGATACCGAGACAAGGGAATGGCAGGATTTACCTCCTTTACCAGTTCCTAGGTATGTGCACGTGTCAAAATAGTTTGAAATGAACTTTAAATTGCGTGCAAGACATTGGCTGATCTTGCAACAGCATAATTTGActgtttgttgatttttctttgagaaATGGATTATCTTATGCTTTTTGCATAGTCATCTGCCTTATCTTGGTGGTTCTTATTCTGAATTGAAATGCTATGTGTCAGTGATGGAATGTACTGGCGGCTTTAAATATTTGAAGCCAAAATTAGTTCATGCTCTGTATTTTTTCCTTTGCTCTTTGGTAAATGATTCTGAACTTTAATGTAATAACACTCAGATATGCACCAGCAACTCAACTTTGGAGAGGTAGACTCCATGTGATGGGTGGTAGCAAGGAAAATCGGCACACTCCAGCATTAGAGCATTGGAGTCTTGCTGTAAAGGATGGGAAAGCATTGGAAAAGGAATGGAGGACTGAGATACCAATTCCTCGTGGAGGACCACATCGGTTTCTGGCCAATCCTAGTCTTATTATTTCCGCATTTAGTTGTGTTGTTTGGTTTGGAATGAATTCCCATAGGCTATTACAGTTTCActaataaaacattttattgttGATAGTGTTTCTGTCAATCAAGTGATCACAATTTGTAACCATCCAGTGAAATGACCGAGGAAATAGTTCACAACTGAagcttgtttatgtttttaatttatgcgTCTATGCAGGGCTTGTGTCGTGGTTAATGATCGACTTCTCATTATTGGTGGTCAGGAAGGTGATTTTATGGCCAAGCCAGGATCACCTATTTTCAAATGCTCTCGTAGGAATGAGGTATATTGACTAGTGATCTTTATATACAAATCCTATATGACTTCTTCTGTAGATTGCATCGACATTCTCTATCCAAGCTTTTAAGTAGTCCCCTAAAACTTTTTCAAGTTTTCTTGGTTTGCTCATGTTtgataagaagaaaataagtgAGCCTAACATCACttgtctttcaattttatatgaaatggaACTTAATATGAAacggaaaataaaaacatgatgtATCGTTGATTTGGTGATTATCTTGTATCATTAAGCTTTATAAGTTTGTTTCAACTATGCTCAATCTCCTTTATTTGTGTAACCAACCTTGAGACCTAATGTTTAGATTTTTGAATTAACTTTTAGGTATATTATCACTAAAACATTCCACGTTTATGTTGTAACTCGGAGAAATTTGTCTTTACATCCCTTCTCTCTTTCCCTCGGCTTTTATTTAATGGTTTTGGCTCATTATGAGTCTTTTGTTGTTTCAGATAGTATATGATGAGGTCTACATGCTGGATGACGAGATGAAGTGGAAACCTTTACCTCCTATGCCAAAGTCTGACTCTCACATTGAATTTGCTTGGGCAATTGTTAATAATTCCATTGTTATTGCTGGAGGCACCACTGAAAAACACcctataactaaaaaaatggtCCTGGTTGGTGAAGTTTTCCGGTTCAACTTGGATACACTGGTATGAAATTTATGTTTCTTATGTGCTTCCAAACTAGTTTGGCATCAAGGCTTGGTTGTTGTTTTTGGATGTTCTCCCAGACAATTTACATAACCCAACATATTTCTACACGTCAAAGTACCTGCAATTTACACAGTGCCCCAGGTGTAATCTGTAATGGGTTTTGTACATAACCCTACATATCTCTATACATTTGTTAAATGCTTGTGCATACACTTCAAGACGCACACATCCATTTCTTGCCTGGTTGCTGCCATTGGAAGGTTATTGGCTCGCTGCTTTCTAGTTGCTTTCATCTGCCTGTTTTGAAtggttttttaatctttgaattGAAATTCTCCAAAGATTGATGACATATTATAGACTCTAGTATGCATTCTCTATTTGTTAAATCTTAGGCTCTATTCTTTTTTCATGGTGGAAGGCTTTGTACAGGAACAGCCCAATAATTGGTTGAAATCTTTGTCCGCTGATAGTCAAGAAACTTaagatttaatttatcaaagtGTGGATATTGATTCGGTAAATGATAGCATTGTATTCGGAATTGGAATTGGATTTGTTCAGATTACGAAGATTTTAAAGAATACCTTGAAAGTATTGTCAGAGAACAGCTGATGTGATTTTTCTGTTATCCTTTTGACCTCAGAAGGACAAGAAACTTTTCCTCCCCGTGTTTCATGATTCGGGTCACTGCTACCTGAACTTGACTGCCCTATCAAGCTTTGTTGACCAAGAATAGCAATGAATTAGTATTGGTTCAGGTGAACACCAAAATCTAGAAGTGATAAGAACCTGATCAATTTCACAACCGGTTTGTGGCAGCTTCTACCGTGCCATGTGCTTGTGTCTCCCAAAAGTCCGTTAGAAGTTTGTCATGTTAATGCCTGCTCCAGAATCTGACAAACTTTTGTCATATCATTGCAGTCACAACAATATACAATATGGATATCTAGATCACATTTTTCTAGCTGCATCAACCTgtgcctttttttcttctctcccctCTGTAAATTGATTTCTGTTACAACGGATGGTATTATAtaacttgtatttttatgtCATGAATGCCTGCAGACATGGTCAGTAATCGGAAAACTTCCATATCGTGTCAAAACTACACTGGTTGGATTCTGGAACGGATGGTTGTACTTTACATCAGGACAGCGAGATAGAGGACCAGATGATCCAGCTCCAAAAAAAGTCATTGCAGATACGTGgagaaccaaactgaaattgaaCTCATGACCGATATCTGTTTCTTCTTTGGTAGGATAGCCCCTCCTATCCAACCAATTGATGTCTCATCATCAAGGCAAATATTTATCTGTATCATTCTTCCACacatttttgtgatttttgtcaACATTTTTTACTCCCCAGTGTAACTGAGGGAACGAGGGAAGTAGCAATTCTTCCCGATGTGTTGTATCAGCTTGAGAATATACTTCACTGTAACATGGAAAGCGcattattagattttatttctggaaaaataataaaaatgtgcCCTTTTCAATCCCATCCCTGGCTTCAAATTCTCGTGATTACAAGTATTTGATGAACGCGCACCTTCGTCTTTCAACTGTCGAAAAGATGTTTCTTTGATGCGTGAGATTATGGCTGGGTGGTCTGGTGACCAACGTAAAGCATGGTGATCAAGATAATGCGTGTTTGGTGGCTAAAACATTGTTCCTcggaaaattttaaatttaattttacttaaaattattgtttttaggtGGATGTTAAgagtaaattttataaaattaaaagaatgttattttaatatatttttaaataaaaaaatatttataaaacaatcaCTATAATAACTTCAAGACATAACTGCAGGGAAGTCTAGGATTTAAGTCCTATTCTTGGATAGTTTGCAAGGTTTATAACTATTGAGTGTCAACAtgtatgggttttttttttttttaaattattattattattcttaacaAAAAGCAAGATCGATTTTCGTCTATCAAATGTCCTGACCTGAAACAATTAGTCCAAACCATGGAGGGCTAATTGAGCTAGTCCCAAAGGATTCATGAATCCTCACTCCACTGCTTTAGTGCTTGGAGCCTGATTTTATAGACATAATAAGTTGACGGAAAAATGAGGCTGAGGCTGATGATTTTCATTCTGATCCTGGAGGCAGTGACTCAATATGGATCACTTCCATGGCCTCCCTCAAGATTTGTCTAAAATAGGCATAGTCTagcatttttcatattttattcatgAAACATGTACAAAGCAGATGATTGAGTTGCGTGAGGGCTACCATCTACAGGGCTAAGAATTATGGCCTTTTGAGTGATCATTTGGAAACACTCTTATGTTACCTCAGCACCTTACTGCTCCTGTTTCCAGCTCAAATTTTACCAGAAAGAGCTCCCCATCAAACCTCATCTCAGATGCTTCGGCAGGGTGAAGTAAGCTATCCACCATTCCACCAAAAACATACAAGCGACGTCCTGAATGATCTGCACAGGCTCGATGGAATGATCTACAGTTGGGTTTATAACCCTTTGCCTTGAGCCTTCTCCACATATTTGCTTGTAATCCCCTTGAGTTTAATGGAGTTGACTGCTCTTTAATTGATGGGATCTTACTAACATCTAACACCCAAAAATCTCCCTTCCTGTGTCTCTGTGAATCTTCACCTCCATAGATTAGCAGCCGACCTCCCAAAATTAGTGTGGCTGAGTGGCCAACTCGCGGGAGGGAGACTCCTTCAGGTATGTCTTGCAAATTATAGAGCATCTGTACCCACTTGAGTTGATCCTCAGACGCTTGCAAGAGCCAGACATCATGCAGCACATCATACCCCAAACCTCTTCCTCCAAATAGAACAGTTCCTGTTCCTTCGATACATGTCAATGTGTGTCCTGAACGAGGTGGAGGTGATGGATGAGCCACCAGCTCTATCCACGTTCCAGAACAGAAATTCTCTGAGATTTCTAGAATCCAAGTATCTCCCAATCTAAGGCCATACAATCCAATGCCTCCATGGATGACCATTGTTCTTTTATCAATGCAACAAGCAGCATGAGCCCCACGGGGTGGTGGTGCTACGGAGCTCACATCAAGCAGCCTCCATGACAATGTTGTTATACCAAGGTTCTCACTAAGTACTACTTGCCCCACCCATGTATCATTTTGACGCATCCCACGATCATTAATTCCTCCAAAGAGCACAAGATTTTCGCCAATGACGGCGCAAGTATGCCCAAATCTCCCACTCGGAATTCCTGAGGTAACCTTCTGCCATTTCAGCATTCTTTGAAAATCTTTACCTATGTATGCCACCCATGTATCATCGAGATCTCGCCCTGCGAAGAAGaccaacacaacaaaaacaagaaatggtTATACACCGAAGCAATTTGACATAAAcaggtaaaaataaataaatgcagaACAGCTtcagaaaaatcaagagaatgatGATCGTTCAATTATTGTCCATTTTTACTAAAAGTTTTCCCGATGGGGCCTGCTGAAATGATTCAATCATCCTTCCACAATATAATTATAACTCAAACtgctaataaataattaaatattggaATATATGAACAAAGTGGCATTGTGGGATGTGTTTTGCATTTCACAGTGCAGGAAGCGAAAACGGATGCTGAGATTGATTAGCTTCTGGAATTGACGCCTTTACTAGTTGCAATTACTTTCAAGTTCAAGGATGAGGGTAACTGTACTTTATCAGAAATGGACAATTAAATTGATTCTAATGAACGTTTTTTACTGGAAAAGCAGCAGCAGAAAACATTGTGGAATAAGTAGATCATTGCTGCCATACAGTAATCTGGTTGCCAAAATGGGCACTCAAGAAGCATTATAAGAAGTGAGACTACTGCATTTGCAGCTAGCTAGCAAGAAAGAAACCACATCATCACTTCACAATATCttgtatgttaaaaaatttagcagAGGAGCATGCTTTAGGCTATAATGCTGCACAGATACATGCAGTTAAATTTATAAACGTATAAGGCAGCCAGAAACTTGTGATGCATAACTTAACTCAACACAACGAATGCTCGATTTCAAACTTACCAATATATTGAAGCCATGAtcaagaagcaagaaaattcTCAAGCAATGAAACCCTAATCCATGGTTAGTTGAATCAGGAACACTAGAAATCTGAAGGCAGAACTAATGAGCAGGCATAAACTAATATAAACAACCCTTTAGCATCCTTAACCAGCAAATCAAACAAGCATCACAGACGCACACGGGCACATTTAAGAAACATAACATATTAAGATATTAGATTTGGGAATCATAACATCTAATCAAATGAAAGATAGGCTGACCTCCTTCACGGCCACCACCAAACAAGACCAGGCAATCAGATACAAAGTTGAGAGAGTGAGAAGCCCTGGGAGTTGGGAGCATCAAGTCACTATCTGGGTCAGGCAGTTTATGGCAAGAAAATGAGTCAAGCTGAGACACCTGCTTGTATAGCCTCATCCATGGCAACTGCTGATTGTTGTTGGTATTGATAGAAGACTTGAAGGCATCCACTGATGTGGACCCCCACTCCCTCCTGCATATGGACTCCCACAGTGTATCAGAAGTTGTCAAGGACCTGAACCTTTTGCAAGTCATGGCAAAGGAGATAAGTGAATCTACAGGAAGCAGAAGCATAATTGTGAAGAGATGGTCATCAGCCAGCTTAACTATCGGTGATGCTGATGATGATCCAATGTTGCTGCTTCTAGGAGTACTCTTTGCCATGAAGAAAGTAGCCATGCTTGTTGTTTTGTAGGATAGTCCtgactaaagtttttttttaagatgtaaGGCTATGGTTATTGGAGCAACTGAGGTATGTGGGATTGTGTTGGACAGAGGGTAGGGAGAAACAAAACATAGTTCTGAAATGGTCTGGTGTTCATGTAATGTCAAAGAATGAAATGGTGAAAAATAAGGAAGATGGTAAATTCAGTAGACTTGAAAAGAGATAGATCGTGGATAGAAAGATAGGTGATGAGGGGAGCCCATTTCTTTTGTCTGGTACATGAAATGATGAGCCACCTTCATTCTCAACTGTTCCTTGCCACCATGTCATTTTGAAGACAAGGAAGCCAAATGACAAATAGAGACCTTTGTCTATATCTTCTCGCTTCATCTTCCACTCTCTTATCTTTTTTCCCTGAATTTACTGTGTGAGTCCAAATGGGATGTCCTTTTAGAGAAGTTAAAACCCAAAAGACCCTAACATATTACCCAATTCTCAattgagtttcaaaactataagtTTTATCAATTGGGTCCCAAAGAGTTCAGACACACTTCTCAATTGGGTCTCCCGTCCATGTCCTTTAATTGTTTTGTCAGGTTTCTTCAAAACGAAGCCGCTACACCGCGTATAACATGTGAAGCATTAGGGACCCGATTGATAGATTGTATTGTCTTGGGACTCAGTATAGATTACGGACTATATTGAGGTTTAGATTTACTTTCACTAGATTTCCCTGGCTATATAAAGGTTAGGGATCCTCAAGCTGTATATAGGATCCTTGTACTTGACAGAGGAAATGTTTCCAACAGTGAATCATTAGGTGAGAGAGAAGAGGGCAGTAGAATTTCGAGTGCCAGGTGGAATAGCCATCATCAGGATTGAGACTTAAAAGGGACCATTAATCTACTACGTGTCATAATTGAAACCGTTGGATAcaccatcatcattat from Populus alba chromosome 8, ASM523922v2, whole genome shotgun sequence encodes the following:
- the LOC118045097 gene encoding kelch repeat-containing protein At3g27220 — translated: MVRSSGKQKSTKLVIVCVVLLGFGLIGDYLWASSPHFASSSYISNRVPPKYPQSNVIIPKQEPHLADTKPQKIKVDGVHDRSLSATFADLPAPELKWEKMANAPVPRLDGAAIQIKDLLYVFAGYGTIDFVHSHVDIYNFTGNTWGGRFDMPKEMAHSHLGMVTDGRYIYIVTGQYGPQCRGPTARNFVLDTETREWQDLPPLPVPRYAPATQLWRGRLHVMGGSKENRHTPALEHWSLAVKDGKALEKEWRTEIPIPRGGPHRACVVVNDRLLIIGGQEGDFMAKPGSPIFKCSRRNEIVYDEVYMLDDEMKWKPLPPMPKSDSHIEFAWAIVNNSIVIAGGTTEKHPITKKMVLVGEVFRFNLDTLTWSVIGKLPYRVKTTLVGFWNGWLYFTSGQRDRGPDDPAPKKVIADTWRTKLKLNS
- the LOC118045095 gene encoding F-box/kelch-repeat protein At1g51550, which codes for MATFFMAKSTPRSSNIGSSSASPIVKLADDHLFTIMLLLPVDSLISFAMTCKRFRSLTTSDTLWESICRREWGSTSVDAFKSSINTNNNQQLPWMRLYKQVSQLDSFSCHKLPDPDSDLMLPTPRASHSLNFVSDCLVLFGGGREGGRDLDDTWVAYIGKDFQRMLKWQKVTSGIPSGRFGHTCAVIGENLVLFGGINDRGMRQNDTWVGQVVLSENLGITTLSWRLLDVSSVAPPPRGAHAACCIDKRTMVIHGGIGLYGLRLGDTWILEISENFCSGTWIELVAHPSPPPRSGHTLTCIEGTGTVLFGGRGLGYDVLHDVWLLQASEDQLKWVQMLYNLQDIPEGVSLPRVGHSATLILGGRLLIYGGEDSQRHRKGDFWVLDVSKIPSIKEQSTPLNSRGLQANMWRRLKAKGYKPNCRSFHRACADHSGRRLYVFGGMVDSLLHPAEASEMRFDGELFLVKFELETGAVRC